A single window of Butyricicoccus intestinisimiae DNA harbors:
- a CDS encoding tRNA (adenine(22)-N(1))-methyltransferase, translating into MQENRMHLTPRLRTIMQQVPEGARLADIGTDHALIPTALLRRGVIQSAIASDLREGPLDSAARTAKQFEVEHKLSLRLGGGLQTVKPDEADTIVIAGMGGETIAQILADDAWALDGAHLLLLQAMTAQPYLRQYLAAHGGVIQKESLCREGQRIYTVMTVVGGGKREQKKLSACCISDALLCDPMAEEYIHKLLHREQKIAHSLETAKHQKPEKLHMHREMIAVLSQALHALGKDD; encoded by the coding sequence ATGCAGGAAAATCGCATGCATTTGACACCGCGGCTGCGCACCATTATGCAGCAGGTGCCGGAAGGCGCACGGTTGGCGGACATCGGGACAGATCACGCACTGATTCCGACGGCGCTGCTGCGCCGCGGTGTGATTCAAAGCGCCATTGCGTCGGATTTGCGCGAGGGGCCGCTGGACAGCGCTGCGCGCACGGCAAAACAATTTGAGGTGGAGCACAAGCTTTCTCTGCGTCTGGGCGGCGGACTGCAGACGGTAAAACCCGACGAAGCAGATACCATCGTTATCGCCGGCATGGGCGGCGAGACCATTGCGCAGATTTTGGCGGATGACGCGTGGGCGCTGGACGGAGCGCATTTGCTGCTGCTGCAGGCTATGACTGCACAGCCGTATTTGCGGCAGTATCTCGCGGCGCATGGCGGTGTCATTCAAAAAGAGTCGTTGTGCCGAGAGGGACAGCGCATATACACGGTTATGACTGTCGTTGGCGGCGGAAAGCGGGAACAGAAAAAACTGTCCGCGTGCTGCATTTCGGATGCGCTGCTGTGCGATCCGATGGCGGAAGAATACATACACAAGCTGCTGCATCGAGAGCAAAAAATTGCGCATTCTCTGGAAACAGCCAAGCATCAAAAACCAGAGAAGCTGCACATGCATCGGGAAATGATTGCGGTGCTCTCGCAGGCATTACACGCGCTGGGAAAGGACGATTAG
- a CDS encoding aldehyde dehydrogenase yields the protein MKPEQIHKIVSAQRSYFSSGATLPVGIRLDALRRLKAAIVRHEADIARALYQDLGKSSEESYLCEIGMVLDELTFMLRHTGIYAKEHRVRTPLAQFAARSYTKASPLGVVLIMSPWNYPFLLTLDPLIDAIAAGNTAIVKPSAYSPCTSAVIQTILSACFAPQYVAVVTGGREQNRHLLDEVFDHIFFTGSQAVGREVLRRAAAHLTPCTLELGGKSPVIVDRTANIARAARRIVFGKFLNCGQTCVAPDYIYCDARVRDALVKALMREIRRQFGADALCNPKYGKIINQKHFDRISRLIDRNKLVYGGKFQPEQHRISPTILTDVTWDDPVMQEEIFGPILPILTYGSLDEALTVINSHPHPLALYLFSEDKKTIRHITETCSFGGGCINDTIIHLATPHIGFGGVGASGMGAYHGKTGFETFSHRKSIVDKKTWLDLPMRYQPYRKSYSHLVRLFLH from the coding sequence ATGAAACCGGAACAGATTCACAAAATTGTCTCCGCACAGCGCAGCTATTTTTCCAGCGGCGCAACGCTGCCTGTCGGCATCCGGCTGGATGCGCTGCGCAGACTCAAGGCCGCCATTGTCCGGCATGAAGCAGACATTGCGCGCGCCCTATATCAAGATCTTGGCAAAAGCTCCGAGGAAAGCTATTTGTGCGAAATCGGCATGGTTTTGGATGAATTGACATTTATGCTCCGCCATACCGGCATCTACGCCAAGGAGCATCGCGTCCGTACGCCGTTGGCACAGTTCGCCGCCCGCAGCTATACCAAGGCGTCCCCTCTCGGTGTGGTGCTCATCATGAGCCCTTGGAACTATCCGTTTCTGTTGACTCTCGATCCGCTCATCGACGCGATTGCCGCCGGAAATACCGCAATCGTCAAACCGAGCGCCTATTCTCCCTGCACCAGTGCTGTGATACAGACCATTTTGTCCGCATGCTTTGCCCCGCAGTACGTCGCTGTCGTGACCGGCGGCAGAGAGCAAAACCGGCATCTATTGGACGAAGTCTTTGACCACATTTTCTTTACCGGCAGTCAAGCGGTCGGCAGAGAGGTGCTCCGCCGTGCGGCGGCACATTTGACGCCCTGTACATTGGAGCTCGGCGGCAAAAGTCCGGTCATTGTGGACCGCACCGCCAACATCGCACGCGCCGCGCGCCGCATTGTGTTCGGCAAATTCTTAAACTGCGGACAAACCTGCGTCGCACCGGATTATATTTACTGCGATGCACGCGTGCGCGATGCGCTGGTAAAAGCACTCATGCGCGAAATCCGCCGTCAATTCGGCGCGGATGCTCTGTGTAATCCCAAATACGGAAAAATCATCAATCAAAAGCATTTTGACCGAATTTCCCGTCTCATTGACCGAAATAAGCTGGTCTATGGCGGCAAATTCCAGCCGGAGCAGCACCGCATCAGCCCCACCATTCTGACCGATGTCACATGGGACGATCCCGTGATGCAGGAAGAAATTTTCGGGCCGATTCTTCCCATCTTGACGTATGGTTCGCTGGACGAGGCACTCACGGTCATCAACAGCCATCCGCACCCGCTCGCGCTGTACCTGTTTTCCGAGGACAAAAAGACCATCCGGCATATCACAGAAACCTGCTCGTTTGGCGGCGGCTGCATCAATGACACCATCATCCATTTAGCAACACCGCACATAGGCTTTGGCGGTGTCGGCGCCAGCGGCATGGGTGCCTATCACGGAAAGACCGGCTTCGAAACGTTTTCACACAGAAAAAGCATCGTAGACAAGAAAACCTGGCTGGATTTGCCGATGCGCTATCAGCCCTATCGCAAGAGCTATTCCCATCTCGTGCGTCTATTTTTACACTGA
- the guaA gene encoding glutamine-hydrolyzing GMP synthase yields the protein MQKQELVVILDFGGQYNQLIARRVRECNVYCEIKPYTTPLEEIKALHPKGIIFTGGPNSVFDMSSPHYTKEILEIGVPILGICYGCQLIAWMGDGEVKTAPVSEYGKIELQVTDPASALFRDVPETSIVWMSHTDYIATPPEGYQIVGKTNDCPCAAMQNTEKKIYAVQFHPEVTHSEYGKQILRNFLYEVCACSGDWVMDNFIENTVAALREKIGDKKVILGLSGGVDSSVAAGLLSRAVGKQLTCVFVDQGLMRKDEGDFVEQTFTTMFDMNFVRVNCGELFMSKLKGVTDPEEKRKIIGTEFYKVFWNEIRGQAEDGFFAQGTIYPDRIESGKGKSDGKANTAVIKTHHNMAKMPDDIQFLGVIEPLGDLFKDEVREVGEKLGIPHELVWRQPFPGPGLGVRIIGEITAEKVKILQEADWVLRDEMSKNGYESQLSQFFCVLPGVNTVGVMGDHRTYDNLVAIRAVTTDDFMTADWAKIPYDILAKVSNRITNEVEHINRVVYDITSKPPGTVEWE from the coding sequence ATGCAAAAGCAAGAGCTTGTTGTAATTCTTGACTTTGGCGGACAGTACAATCAGTTGATTGCCCGCAGAGTAAGAGAATGTAATGTATACTGTGAGATTAAGCCGTATACGACCCCGTTGGAAGAGATTAAGGCGCTGCATCCGAAGGGCATTATCTTTACCGGCGGCCCGAACTCTGTCTTTGATATGAGTTCTCCGCACTATACCAAGGAGATTCTGGAGATCGGCGTGCCGATTCTCGGTATCTGCTATGGCTGTCAGCTCATCGCGTGGATGGGTGACGGCGAAGTAAAGACCGCACCGGTATCCGAGTACGGCAAGATTGAGCTGCAGGTAACCGATCCGGCATCTGCGCTGTTCCGCGATGTGCCGGAGACCTCCATTGTATGGATGAGTCATACCGACTACATTGCTACACCGCCGGAAGGCTATCAGATTGTTGGCAAGACCAACGATTGCCCGTGTGCTGCCATGCAGAACACCGAAAAGAAAATCTATGCGGTACAGTTCCATCCGGAAGTAACCCATTCCGAGTACGGCAAGCAGATTCTGCGCAACTTCCTGTATGAAGTGTGTGCATGCTCCGGCGACTGGGTGATGGATAACTTTATTGAGAACACGGTTGCTGCTCTGCGCGAAAAGATTGGCGATAAGAAGGTTATTCTTGGTCTGTCCGGCGGCGTAGACAGCTCGGTAGCAGCCGGCCTGCTGTCCCGTGCTGTTGGCAAGCAGCTGACCTGCGTGTTTGTCGATCAGGGTCTGATGCGCAAGGACGAGGGTGACTTTGTCGAGCAGACATTCACGACCATGTTTGACATGAACTTTGTGCGCGTCAATTGCGGCGAGCTGTTTATGTCCAAGCTCAAGGGCGTGACGGATCCGGAAGAAAAGCGTAAGATTATTGGCACGGAGTTTTACAAGGTATTCTGGAATGAGATTCGCGGTCAGGCAGAGGATGGATTCTTTGCACAGGGCACGATTTATCCGGATCGCATTGAGTCCGGCAAGGGCAAGAGCGACGGCAAGGCAAATACTGCTGTCATCAAGACCCACCACAACATGGCGAAAATGCCGGATGACATTCAGTTCCTCGGTGTCATTGAACCGCTGGGCGATTTGTTCAAGGATGAAGTGCGCGAAGTAGGCGAAAAGCTGGGTATCCCGCACGAGCTGGTATGGCGTCAGCCGTTCCCGGGTCCGGGTCTCGGCGTGCGCATTATTGGCGAAATCACCGCGGAAAAGGTCAAGATTCTGCAGGAAGCAGACTGGGTACTGCGTGATGAAATGTCCAAGAACGGCTATGAGTCTCAGCTGTCTCAGTTCTTCTGTGTTCTGCCGGGCGTCAACACGGTTGGCGTTATGGGCGACCACAGAACCTATGACAATCTGGTTGCCATTCGCGCCGTTACCACGGACGACTTTATGACTGCGGATTGGGCAAAGATTCCGTATGATATTCTCGCAAAGGTATCCAACCGTATCACCAACGAGGTAGAGCACATCAACCGCGTTGTGTATGATATTACCTCTAAGCCGCCAGGAACGGTAGAGTGGGAATAA
- a CDS encoding DUF1858 domain-containing protein encodes MAMVTKSTTIGEVLARDINTAQFFINIGMHCLGCPHSQGESIEEACMVHGTDADQLVEEINNYFQSIG; translated from the coding sequence ATGGCTATGGTTACCAAGAGCACCACAATCGGTGAGGTTCTGGCTCGTGATATCAATACCGCTCAGTTTTTCATCAACATCGGCATGCATTGCCTGGGCTGCCCGCATTCGCAGGGTGAGAGCATCGAAGAAGCATGCATGGTGCATGGCACAGATGCAGATCAGCTGGTAGAAGAAATCAACAACTACTTCCAGAGCATCGGCTAA
- a CDS encoding Rqc2 family fibronectin-binding protein encodes MPLDAVCLLATVREINARTAEGRIDKIYQPERDEIVLSIRLMRGSVKLLLSAGAGSPRMHFIEKGRENPSAPPMFCMLLRKHLQGAKIVSVVSPDMERMAIITCDTVDEMGVPSKKYLAVELMGKYSNVILYDADGRILDALKRVDGDTSGKRQVLPGLFYRMPPPQDKLNLLEISPAGVAAAIRAAEEETGVDRWLLNHFKGLSPLVCRELACRACGETEKPMHALTDGERGSLADVLADFVQMIEKNRLKPYLLTKRADGTVFDFTVMPVKQYGDLMQNTQADSFSQMLADFYEKKSNTERIRHHAANMTHTLQNARDRMRRKLAAQRKELSDSQNRDKFKRRGDLITANLYQIEQGARKVKVIDYYDPACPEVELNLDARLTPQQNAQRQFKLYTKAKNAEEHLTQQIAQGEQELEYLDSVLEAITEAENLTDLAQIHEELVKTGYLSAKQDKKKRRNAKPVQGKPFHYRTSDGFDVFAGKNNIQNDLLTLKTAFKRDMWFHTQKIHGSHVILVCDGREPTDEAMTEAAEIAAWHSQARGSSQVPVDYSQVRNIKKPNGAKPGMVIYHTHQTAYVTPDEKKIEKLRVE; translated from the coding sequence ATGCCTTTAGATGCTGTGTGCCTGCTGGCGACCGTGCGGGAAATCAATGCCCGCACGGCAGAAGGACGCATTGATAAAATTTACCAGCCGGAGCGCGATGAGATTGTTTTGTCGATCCGGCTGATGCGCGGAAGCGTCAAGCTGCTGCTGTCTGCCGGTGCAGGCTCTCCGCGCATGCACTTTATTGAAAAAGGACGGGAAAACCCATCCGCACCGCCGATGTTTTGTATGCTGCTGCGCAAGCACCTGCAGGGCGCCAAAATTGTGTCGGTTGTATCGCCGGATATGGAGCGTATGGCGATTATCACCTGTGATACCGTTGACGAGATGGGCGTTCCGAGCAAAAAGTATTTGGCTGTCGAACTGATGGGCAAATATTCCAATGTCATTTTGTACGACGCGGACGGGCGCATTCTCGATGCACTCAAACGTGTCGACGGTGATACCTCCGGCAAGCGGCAGGTTCTCCCGGGGCTGTTTTACCGCATGCCGCCACCGCAGGACAAATTGAATTTGCTGGAAATTTCACCGGCAGGTGTCGCGGCAGCCATTCGAGCCGCAGAGGAAGAAACCGGCGTGGATCGCTGGCTGCTGAATCATTTTAAGGGCTTGTCTCCGCTTGTCTGCAGAGAACTGGCATGCCGTGCCTGCGGAGAGACCGAAAAGCCGATGCACGCTTTGACGGATGGAGAGCGCGGCAGTCTGGCGGATGTGCTGGCGGATTTTGTACAGATGATTGAGAAAAATCGCCTCAAACCGTACCTGCTCACAAAGCGTGCAGACGGAACGGTCTTTGACTTTACGGTCATGCCGGTCAAGCAGTACGGAGATCTGATGCAAAACACGCAGGCAGACAGCTTTTCACAGATGCTTGCGGATTTTTATGAGAAAAAGAGCAATACCGAGCGCATTCGACACCATGCGGCGAATATGACGCACACCCTGCAGAATGCGCGCGACCGCATGCGCCGCAAGCTGGCTGCACAGCGCAAAGAACTATCTGATTCCCAAAATCGCGACAAATTCAAGCGGCGCGGCGATTTGATTACCGCCAATTTGTATCAGATTGAGCAGGGCGCGCGCAAAGTAAAAGTCATTGACTATTACGATCCGGCGTGTCCGGAGGTCGAACTGAATTTGGATGCGCGCCTGACGCCGCAGCAAAATGCACAGCGGCAGTTTAAGCTGTATACAAAGGCGAAAAATGCCGAGGAGCATTTGACGCAGCAGATTGCGCAGGGCGAACAGGAGCTGGAATATCTGGACAGCGTGCTGGAAGCGATTACCGAGGCGGAAAATTTGACGGATTTGGCGCAGATTCACGAAGAACTGGTCAAGACCGGCTATCTGTCCGCCAAGCAGGACAAGAAAAAACGCCGCAACGCAAAGCCTGTTCAGGGCAAGCCGTTTCACTACAGGACAAGCGACGGGTTTGACGTTTTTGCCGGCAAAAATAATATACAAAACGATTTGCTGACGCTGAAAACCGCATTTAAGCGGGATATGTGGTTCCACACGCAAAAGATTCACGGTTCGCATGTTATTTTGGTTTGTGACGGGCGGGAGCCGACGGATGAGGCGATGACCGAGGCGGCAGAGATTGCGGCATGGCATTCGCAGGCGCGGGGTTCTTCGCAGGTTCCGGTGGATTATTCGCAGGTGCGCAACATCAAAAAACCAAACGGTGCAAAGCCGGGCATGGTGATTTATCATACCCATCAAACAGCATACGTCACACCGGATGAGAAAAAAATCGAAAAACTGCGTGTGGAGTGA
- a CDS encoding Nif3-like dinuclear metal center hexameric protein, with the protein MIQVKQILHCLEQAAPYELAEHWDNVGLLVGDPEARVEGVLCALDITETVVEEAAERGCNVIVAHHPVIFTSVSRVTADTVTGRIVISMIQKGISGICMHTNMDCADAGVNDLLAASLGLTDVVNMGAGEGGNLGRVGNLPRPMTLEQFAQHVKLSLDAGGVRVADGGKMVRRVAVGGGACGKMMDEAVAKGADTFVIGDCSYDIMMRAHDIGLNLLDAGHFPTENPVARGFRDLVAEHFPDVPVYVSQQHKDCITFY; encoded by the coding sequence ATGATTCAGGTAAAACAGATTTTACACTGTCTGGAACAGGCAGCGCCGTATGAGTTGGCGGAGCACTGGGACAATGTCGGCTTGTTGGTCGGAGATCCAGAGGCGCGTGTGGAAGGCGTGCTGTGCGCGCTGGACATCACGGAAACCGTGGTAGAGGAAGCGGCAGAGCGCGGCTGCAATGTGATTGTGGCGCATCATCCGGTCATTTTTACTTCGGTAAGCCGTGTGACTGCCGATACCGTCACTGGACGCATTGTCATCTCTATGATTCAGAAGGGCATTTCCGGCATTTGCATGCACACCAATATGGATTGCGCGGATGCCGGTGTCAATGATTTGCTCGCAGCATCGCTGGGTCTTACCGATGTCGTAAACATGGGCGCAGGCGAAGGCGGCAACCTCGGCCGCGTCGGCAATCTGCCGCGCCCGATGACGCTGGAGCAGTTTGCACAGCACGTCAAGCTGTCTCTGGATGCCGGCGGTGTTCGCGTGGCAGACGGCGGAAAAATGGTGCGGCGAGTCGCTGTCGGCGGTGGTGCCTGCGGTAAGATGATGGATGAAGCGGTTGCCAAGGGGGCAGACACGTTTGTCATCGGCGACTGCAGCTATGATATTATGATGCGTGCGCACGACATCGGATTGAATCTGCTGGATGCCGGACATTTTCCGACGGAAAATCCAGTTGCACGTGGATTCCGCGACTTGGTTGCAGAACATTTTCCGGATGTACCCGTCTATGTATCTCAGCAGCACAAGGATTGCATTACATTTTATTAA
- the glmM gene encoding phosphoglucosamine mutase yields the protein MGKYFGTDGIRGVVNVELDAHLAFKVGRAVAYALSQQTKHRTKILIGKDTRISSDMLEAALVAGICSSGADVESLGVIPTPAVAHLTIKHKADAGIVISASHNPYEHNGIKIFAGSGYKLSDELEARIEEYIDHVDELPKATHDAIGRVLPLSIDPVEEYTDYLAETITGDLSGLRVAVDCANGASSATASVLFRKLKLDAAIRYYEPDGTNINAHCGSTHLEALQKMVKDGGYDVGVAFDGDADRCLIVDDKGEVLDGDRIMAVCAVELKRQNKLRGNAFVATILSNMGLHAYAKQHGISIECSNVGDRYVLEKMLDKGYILGGEQSGHVIFLEYATTGDGELTAIQFLKMLKDSGKRASEIAAEVVPWPQIMINVQVPTAMKYAISDRQEVQDAIEKEKQGLGEGRILVRPSGTEPLVRVMVEGKDKDSVYKAAEAVAGVIESIL from the coding sequence ATGGGCAAGTATTTTGGAACAGATGGCATCCGCGGTGTTGTCAATGTAGAACTGGACGCACATCTGGCATTTAAAGTAGGCCGCGCCGTTGCATATGCGCTGTCTCAGCAGACCAAGCACCGCACCAAGATTTTGATTGGCAAGGATACTCGTATCTCGTCCGATATGCTGGAAGCTGCCTTGGTTGCCGGCATTTGTTCTTCCGGTGCGGATGTAGAGTCGCTGGGCGTTATTCCGACTCCGGCGGTGGCACATTTGACCATCAAGCACAAGGCGGATGCGGGCATTGTGATTTCTGCATCGCACAATCCGTATGAGCACAACGGCATTAAAATCTTTGCCGGCAGCGGCTATAAGCTCTCGGATGAGCTGGAAGCGCGCATCGAGGAGTATATTGACCACGTGGATGAGCTGCCGAAGGCAACCCACGATGCCATTGGCCGCGTGCTGCCGCTGAGCATTGATCCGGTAGAAGAATATACCGATTATCTGGCAGAGACCATAACGGGAGATTTGTCCGGTCTGCGCGTTGCGGTAGACTGCGCAAATGGTGCATCGTCTGCAACCGCTTCGGTTCTGTTCCGCAAGCTCAAGCTGGATGCTGCCATCCGGTACTATGAGCCGGACGGCACCAACATCAATGCACACTGCGGCTCGACACATCTGGAAGCGCTGCAGAAGATGGTCAAGGACGGCGGCTATGATGTCGGCGTGGCATTTGACGGCGATGCGGATCGCTGCCTGATCGTCGATGACAAGGGCGAGGTGCTGGACGGTGACCGCATCATGGCTGTGTGCGCTGTCGAGCTCAAGCGCCAGAATAAGCTGCGCGGCAATGCATTTGTGGCAACGATTTTGTCCAACATGGGTCTGCACGCATATGCAAAGCAGCACGGTATCAGCATCGAGTGCTCCAATGTTGGTGACCGCTATGTGCTGGAAAAGATGCTCGACAAGGGATATATTCTCGGCGGCGAGCAGTCGGGTCATGTCATCTTCTTGGAGTATGCGACGACCGGCGACGGTGAGCTGACGGCTATTCAGTTCCTCAAGATGCTGAAGGACAGCGGCAAGCGCGCCTCGGAAATTGCGGCAGAGGTTGTTCCGTGGCCGCAGATTATGATTAACGTTCAGGTGCCGACGGCAATGAAGTACGCCATTTCGGATCGTCAGGAAGTACAGGACGCGATTGAGAAGGAAAAGCAGGGTCTCGGCGAAGGCCGCATTCTGGTTCGCCCGTCCGGTACGGAGCCGCTGGTTCGTGTCATGGTAGAGGGCAAGGACAAGGATTCCGTATACAAGGCAGCAGAGGCTGTTGCCGGTGTCATCGAATCCATCTTATAA
- a CDS encoding AMP-binding protein, with amino-acid sequence MNESKPTQTGVPSADRPWMQYYPPQLIENLEIPEQTIGEYLRAHCPGDDVVAMHYYGNDITWKQLFEQVDATARGLKALGLGEGDAIPTFLRAVPEFIYLLLAAEKIGASILCRDNTLEENVEAVRRSGAKVIFTQDYLSQRELNSYRHGSETQIAVLVSPYRSAHYASMPAHIQKYIDSNYPDKPAYGGRTMSWDWILEMGEKYTGQVEAPRDIDRPLFRAYTSGSTGPSKQVIHSAHTMIGNLHQMNFYGASDEFRPTWLMTQLPPSLVAVVVAMMLLPLASNKLLILDPFCAPEDVDLEMMRYRPNCWPLIPMFIETIMRNGRVPDDYDMSHLFSTGAGCEAFNNNQMKRAQKFLYDHNCKAQFTSGYGCSEAGSNLTLPMSSYPLGNGNVGIPMPLSVMSVFRPGTHEELGYNEMGEICVTGPGNMIGYDTARATARALQKHDDGRIWLHTGDIGYMNEDGVVYALTRGSAPRFGFPGKELATLPMENRLADAEIEGIKDEFFVIIPDTEHNHHFLPYLYVVLEDGYTIDDIKDDVDACLDDYMKPMDIFQLPERPFFHFKTNRIGLTQELIHSDL; translated from the coding sequence ATGAACGAAAGTAAACCAACGCAGACAGGTGTTCCGAGCGCAGACCGCCCGTGGATGCAGTACTATCCGCCGCAGCTGATTGAAAATCTGGAAATTCCAGAGCAGACCATTGGCGAATATCTGCGCGCACACTGCCCGGGAGACGATGTCGTTGCCATGCATTACTATGGAAATGACATCACATGGAAGCAGCTGTTTGAGCAGGTTGATGCGACTGCACGCGGTCTGAAGGCGCTGGGTCTCGGTGAAGGCGATGCGATTCCGACCTTCCTGCGCGCTGTGCCGGAATTTATCTATCTGTTGTTGGCAGCAGAAAAAATTGGCGCGTCGATTCTTTGCCGCGACAACACGCTGGAAGAAAACGTAGAAGCGGTTCGCCGCTCCGGCGCAAAGGTTATCTTTACGCAGGATTATCTCTCACAGAGAGAACTGAACTCATACCGTCACGGCTCGGAGACGCAGATTGCGGTGCTGGTATCTCCGTACCGCAGCGCACATTACGCATCTATGCCGGCGCATATTCAAAAGTACATTGACAGCAACTATCCGGATAAGCCGGCATACGGCGGCAGAACCATGTCTTGGGATTGGATTCTTGAGATGGGCGAGAAGTATACCGGTCAAGTGGAAGCGCCGAGAGACATAGATCGTCCGCTGTTCCGCGCGTATACCAGCGGTTCGACCGGCCCGTCCAAGCAGGTTATTCATTCTGCACACACCATGATTGGCAATCTGCATCAGATGAATTTTTATGGTGCATCGGACGAATTCCGCCCGACATGGCTGATGACGCAGCTGCCGCCTAGCTTGGTTGCTGTTGTTGTAGCGATGATGCTGCTGCCGCTGGCTTCCAACAAGCTGTTGATTCTGGATCCGTTCTGTGCTCCGGAAGATGTTGACCTGGAAATGATGCGGTATCGTCCGAATTGCTGGCCGCTGATTCCGATGTTTATCGAGACCATCATGCGCAATGGCCGTGTGCCGGATGACTACGACATGTCTCATCTGTTCTCGACCGGCGCAGGCTGCGAGGCATTTAACAACAACCAGATGAAGCGTGCACAGAAGTTCCTGTATGACCACAATTGCAAGGCACAGTTCACCAGTGGTTACGGATGCAGTGAGGCAGGCTCCAATCTGACACTGCCGATGTCCTCCTATCCGCTTGGCAACGGTAATGTTGGCATTCCGATGCCGCTTTCTGTGATGTCGGTTTTCCGACCGGGCACGCATGAAGAACTGGGATACAATGAAATGGGCGAGATCTGTGTGACCGGACCGGGCAACATGATCGGTTACGATACAGCAAGAGCAACGGCTCGCGCACTGCAGAAGCACGATGACGGCCGCATCTGGCTGCACACCGGTGATATTGGATATATGAACGAAGACGGCGTTGTGTACGCGCTGACACGCGGCAGTGCACCGCGCTTTGGCTTCCCAGGCAAGGAGCTGGCAACGCTTCCGATGGAGAATCGTCTGGCAGATGCAGAAATTGAAGGCATCAAGGACGAATTCTTTGTTATCATTCCGGATACCGAGCACAATCATCATTTCCTGCCGTATCTGTATGTCGTACTGGAAGATGGTTACACGATTGACGATATTAAGGATGATGTGGATGCCTGTCTGGATGATTACATGAAGCCGATGGACATTTTCCAGCTTCCGGAACGTCCGTTCTTCCACTTCAAGACAAACCGCATTGGTTTGACGCAGGAACTGATTCATTCCGATTTATAA
- a CDS encoding sigma-70 family RNA polymerase sigma factor produces MMYGKESSGQKTVSDENLCRLAQQGDRNAEEQVVVRYFGLVKACARPYFLAGGDGEDLIQEGMLGLLKAVRTYEPTRGVPFEAFARLCVTRRVYSAVSAAAADKHEPLNHSEDLAKTPLFDEHSKAAHTAADPVNLVIDREEHRERQEKLKDSLSAFEARVLALYLDGNSYEEMASEVGKPVKSVDNAIQRIRRKAAALFPDEHR; encoded by the coding sequence ATGATGTATGGCAAAGAATCTTCGGGACAAAAAACGGTTTCGGATGAGAACCTGTGCCGGCTGGCGCAGCAAGGAGACCGCAATGCGGAAGAACAGGTGGTCGTTCGGTATTTTGGCTTGGTAAAAGCCTGTGCGCGGCCCTATTTTCTTGCGGGCGGCGACGGAGAAGATCTCATTCAAGAGGGCATGCTGGGACTGCTCAAAGCAGTCCGGACATATGAACCGACGCGCGGCGTTCCATTTGAAGCGTTCGCGCGCTTGTGTGTGACGCGCCGCGTGTACAGCGCCGTGAGCGCAGCGGCGGCAGACAAGCACGAACCGCTCAATCATTCGGAAGACCTTGCCAAGACCCCTCTGTTTGACGAACATTCCAAAGCAGCGCATACCGCTGCGGATCCGGTGAATTTGGTCATTGACAGGGAAGAGCACCGCGAACGGCAGGAAAAACTAAAGGATTCCCTGTCCGCGTTTGAAGCACGGGTTCTCGCATTGTATTTGGACGGCAACTCCTATGAAGAGATGGCGTCCGAGGTCGGAAAACCCGTGAAATCCGTGGACAATGCCATTCAGCGCATTCGCCGCAAGGCAGCAGCGTTGTTTCCGGACGAACATCGGTAA
- a CDS encoding zinc-ribbon domain containing protein — MYQDKTIVCKDCGQTFVFTAGEQEFYAERGFQNEPQRCKSCRDKRKNGSRPAREYFTATCAACGGEARVPFQPKDDRPVYCSECFAKMQAKD; from the coding sequence ATGTATCAGGACAAGACGATCGTATGCAAAGACTGCGGACAGACATTTGTTTTCACCGCCGGAGAGCAGGAATTTTACGCAGAACGCGGTTTTCAGAATGAGCCGCAGCGCTGCAAGAGCTGCCGCGACAAGAGAAAGAATGGCAGCCGTCCGGCACGAGAGTATTTTACTGCGACCTGCGCTGCCTGCGGCGGAGAAGCGCGCGTGCCGTTCCAGCCGAAGGACGACAGACCGGTATATTGCAGCGAATGCTTCGCAAAGATGCAGGCAAAGGACTAA